In the Larimichthys crocea isolate SSNF chromosome XXI, L_crocea_2.0, whole genome shotgun sequence genome, one interval contains:
- the dnajb9a gene encoding dnaJ homolog subfamily B member 9a, translated as MATAKCAVTFAVCVLMVTELILAKKDYYDILGVPRDATERQIKKAFHKLAMTYHPDKNKSPDAEGKFREIAEAYETLSDETRRREYDQFSDTSAYFTGETQGGHRPGANQRYTFKFDDIFKDFDIYSQNRHARHRRHFDERSRSHGRHKRHFQGGFKTDIFGDMFEDMEKPLFTFDGHTKQKQHCITVTQRRGNMVTTYTDCTAS; from the exons ATGGCAACAGCAAAGTGTGCCGTAACGTTCGCGGTGTGCGTCCTCATGGTAACGGAGCTCATACTCGCCAAGAAGGATTACTACGACATACTGGGAGTGCCCAGAGACGCCACTGAGCGGCAGATAAAGAAAGCTTTCCACAAGCTGGCCATGACATATCACCCAGATAAGAACAAGAGCCCGGACGCTGAGGGGAAATTCAGGGAGATTGCTGAAG CTTATGAAACGTTGTCCGATGAAACCAGAAGAAGGGAATATGACCAGTTTAGTGACACCTCTGCATACTTCACCGGGGAGACACAAGGAGGTCATAGACCGGGTGCCAACCAACGTTACACCTTCAAATTTGATGACATTTTCAAGGATTTTGACATCTACAGCCAGAACAGGCACGCTCGTCACCGAAGACACTTCGACGAACGCTCCAGGTCGCACGGCAGACATAAGAGACACTTTCAAGGAGGTTTTAAAACCGATATCTTTGGTGACATGTTTGAAGACATGGAGAAACCTTTGTTTACCTTTGACGGACAcaccaaacagaaacaacactgtATAACAGTGACACAGCGCAGAGGAAACATGGTAACCACATACACAGACTGTACTGCATCTTAA
- the dnm1l gene encoding dynamin-1-like protein isoform X3 has protein sequence MEALIPVINKLQDVFNTVGADIIQLPQIVVVGTQSSGKSSVLESLVGRDILPRGTGIVTRRPLILQLVHIDSEDRRKTSEENESRKKGSTYRGIEGEEWGKFLHTKNKIYTDFEEIRREIEAETERMSGNNKGICDEPIHLKVFSPHVVNLTLVDLPGITKVPVGDQPKDIEILIRELIFKYISNPNSIILAVTAANTDMATSEALKVAREVDTDGRRTLAVVTKLDLMDAGTDAMDVLMGRVIPVKLGIIGVVNRSQLDINQKKAVTDAIRDEYAFLQKKYPSLANRNGTKYLARTLNRLLMHHIRDCLPELKTRINVLAAQYQSLLNSYGEPVEDKSSTLLQLITKFAAEYCHTIEGTAKYIETAELCGGARICYIFHETFGRTLESVDPLGGLTTIDVLTAIRNATGPRPALFVPEVSFELLVKRQVKRLEEPSLRCVELVHEEMQRIIQHCSNYSTQELLRFPKLHDAIVEVVTSLLRKRLPVTNEMVHNLVAIELAYINTKHPDFADACGLMNNNIEEQRRNRMRDLPAAVPRDKAANSGSQSSSSGEQPDGGTGNWRGMLRRGEDSTGGERAMPQPPYSSSPHKGHAVNLLDVPVPVSRKLSAREQRDCEVIERLIKSYFLIVRKNIQDSVPKAVMHFLVNHVKDCLQSELVGQLYKTGLLNDLLTESEDMAQRRNEAADMLKALQKASQVIAEIRETHMW, from the exons ATGGAGGCCCTCATACCTGTCATAAACAAACTGCAGGATGTGTTCAACACGGTCGGCGCAGACATCATTCAGCTGCCGCAGATAGTTGTGGTGGGGACTCAG AGCAGTGGGAAGAGTTCTGTTTTAGAGAGCCTGGTTGGCAGGGACATCCTACCACGTGGCACTGGCATCGTCACACGCCGGCCCCTTATCCTGCAGCTGGTACACATCGACTCAGAGGACCGCAGGAAAACCAGTGAAGAGAATG AGTCCAGGAAAAAAGGCAGCACTTACAGag GCATCGAAGGAGAGGAATGGGGCAAATTCCTGCACACCAAAAACAAG ATCTACACAGACTTTGAGGAGATCAGACGAGAAATTGAAGCAGAAACGGAAAGAATGTCCGGCAACAACAAG ggtATTTGTGATGAACCCATTCATCTGAAAGTCTTCTCACCACACGTTGTCAACCTGACGTTGGTGGACCTTCCTGGCATTACAAAG GTACCGGTGGGAGACCAGCCCAAAGACATTGAGATTCTGATCAGAGAACTGATCTTTAAATACATCTCCAACCCCAACTCCATCATCCTGGCTGTGACTGCTGCTAACACAGACATGGCGACCTCAGAGGCCCTTAAAGTGGCACGCGAAGTTGACACTGATG GCAGGAGGACACTAGCAGTAGTGACCAAGCTGGATCTGATGGATGCTGGTACAGATGCCATGGATGTATTGATGGGCAGGGTCATTCCTGTCAAACTGGGTATTATTGGAGTAGTTAACAG GAGTCAGCTGGATATCAATCAAAAGAAGGCAGTGACAGATGCCATCCGTGATGAATATGCCTTCCTACAGAAGAAGTACCCGTCCCTTGCAAACAGAAATGGAACCAAATATCTGGCCAGAACGTTGAACAG GTTACTCATGCATCACATCCGAGACTGTCTTCCTGAGCTCAAGACGAGGATCAACGTGCTGGCAGCGCAGTACCAGTCTTTACTCAACAGTTACGGTGAACCCGTCGAGGACAAGAGCTCCACGTTGCTGCAGCTGATCACTAAGTTTGCCGCAGAGTACTGCCACACCATAGAGGGCACGGCCAAGTACATTGAGACAGCTGAACT aTGTGGTGGAGCGAGAATCTGTTATATATTTCATGAAACGTTTGGTCGCACACTGGAGTCGGTCGATCCTCTGGGTGGTCTGACAACCATCGACGTGCTCACAGCAATCAGAAATGCAACG GGCCCGAGGCCTGCTTTATTTGTGCCAGAGGTTTCCTTTGAGTTGCTGGTAAAGCGGCAAGTCAAGCGTCTGGAGGAGCCCAGTCTGCGCTGTGTGGAGCTGGTTCACGAGGAGATGCAGAGGATTATTCAGCACTGCAGCAACTACAGCACACAG GAGCTACTGAGGTTTCCAAAGCTCCACGATGCCATAGTGGAAGTGGTCACTTCGTTACTCCGAAAACGACTCCCTGTCACCAATGAAATG GTTCACAACCTGGTTGCCATCGAGCTGGCCTACATCAACACTAAGCACCCTGACTTTGCAGACGCATGCGGACTCATGAACAATAACATAGAA gaGCAGAGACGCAACAGAATGAGAGACCTCCCTGCTGCCGTCCCCAGAGACAAG GCAGCAAACAGTGGCTCTCAGAGCAGCTCTTCCGGCGAGCAGCCAGACGGTGGGACGGGGAACTGGAGGGGCATGTtgaggaggggagaggacaGTACAGGTGGAGAACGGGCTATGCCTCAACCGCCCTACTCTTCAAGCCCACACAAGGGCCACGCTGTCAACCTGCTCGATGTG CCTGTTCCAGTATCCAGGAAGTTGTCCGCTCGGGAGCAGAGGGACTGCGAGGTCATCGAGAGACTCATCAAGTCGTACTTCCTCATCGTTCGGAAAAACATCCAggacag TGTACCAAAGGCAGTGATGCACTTCCTGGTGAACCACGTGAAGGATTGCCTGCAGAGCGAGCTGGTCGGTCAGTTATACAAGACGGGCTTGCTGAACGACTTGCTGACAGAGTCCGAGGACATGGCTCAGAGACGCAACGAGGCTGCTGACATGCTGAAG GCCTTGCAGAAAGCCAGTCAGGTGATCGCAGAGATCAGAGAAACCCACATGTGGTGA
- the dnm1l gene encoding dynamin-1-like protein isoform X1, producing the protein MEALIPVINKLQDVFNTVGADIIQLPQIVVVGTQSSGKSSVLESLVGRDILPRGTGIVTRRPLILQLVHIDSEDRRKTSEENESRKKGSTYRGIEGEEWGKFLHTKNKIYTDFEEIRREIEAETERMSGNNKGICDEPIHLKVFSPHVVNLTLVDLPGITKVPVGDQPKDIEILIRELIFKYISNPNSIILAVTAANTDMATSEALKVAREVDTDGRRTLAVVTKLDLMDAGTDAMDVLMGRVIPVKLGIIGVVNRSQLDINQKKAVTDAIRDEYAFLQKKYPSLANRNGTKYLARTLNRLLMHHIRDCLPELKTRINVLAAQYQSLLNSYGEPVEDKSSTLLQLITKFAAEYCHTIEGTAKYIETAELCGGARICYIFHETFGRTLESVDPLGGLTTIDVLTAIRNATGPRPALFVPEVSFELLVKRQVKRLEEPSLRCVELVHEEMQRIIQHCSNYSTQELLRFPKLHDAIVEVVTSLLRKRLPVTNEMVHNLVAIELAYINTKHPDFADACGLMNNNIEEQRRNRMRDLPAAVPRDKSLKGPGGQSLSPSEPPAPEGEFAKAANSGSQSSSSGEQPDGGTGNWRGMLRRGEDSTGGERAMPQPPYSSSPHKGHAVNLLDVPVPVSRKLSAREQRDCEVIERLIKSYFLIVRKNIQDSVPKAVMHFLVNHVKDCLQSELVGQLYKTGLLNDLLTESEDMAQRRNEAADMLKALQKASQVIAEIRETHMW; encoded by the exons ATGGAGGCCCTCATACCTGTCATAAACAAACTGCAGGATGTGTTCAACACGGTCGGCGCAGACATCATTCAGCTGCCGCAGATAGTTGTGGTGGGGACTCAG AGCAGTGGGAAGAGTTCTGTTTTAGAGAGCCTGGTTGGCAGGGACATCCTACCACGTGGCACTGGCATCGTCACACGCCGGCCCCTTATCCTGCAGCTGGTACACATCGACTCAGAGGACCGCAGGAAAACCAGTGAAGAGAATG AGTCCAGGAAAAAAGGCAGCACTTACAGag GCATCGAAGGAGAGGAATGGGGCAAATTCCTGCACACCAAAAACAAG ATCTACACAGACTTTGAGGAGATCAGACGAGAAATTGAAGCAGAAACGGAAAGAATGTCCGGCAACAACAAG ggtATTTGTGATGAACCCATTCATCTGAAAGTCTTCTCACCACACGTTGTCAACCTGACGTTGGTGGACCTTCCTGGCATTACAAAG GTACCGGTGGGAGACCAGCCCAAAGACATTGAGATTCTGATCAGAGAACTGATCTTTAAATACATCTCCAACCCCAACTCCATCATCCTGGCTGTGACTGCTGCTAACACAGACATGGCGACCTCAGAGGCCCTTAAAGTGGCACGCGAAGTTGACACTGATG GCAGGAGGACACTAGCAGTAGTGACCAAGCTGGATCTGATGGATGCTGGTACAGATGCCATGGATGTATTGATGGGCAGGGTCATTCCTGTCAAACTGGGTATTATTGGAGTAGTTAACAG GAGTCAGCTGGATATCAATCAAAAGAAGGCAGTGACAGATGCCATCCGTGATGAATATGCCTTCCTACAGAAGAAGTACCCGTCCCTTGCAAACAGAAATGGAACCAAATATCTGGCCAGAACGTTGAACAG GTTACTCATGCATCACATCCGAGACTGTCTTCCTGAGCTCAAGACGAGGATCAACGTGCTGGCAGCGCAGTACCAGTCTTTACTCAACAGTTACGGTGAACCCGTCGAGGACAAGAGCTCCACGTTGCTGCAGCTGATCACTAAGTTTGCCGCAGAGTACTGCCACACCATAGAGGGCACGGCCAAGTACATTGAGACAGCTGAACT aTGTGGTGGAGCGAGAATCTGTTATATATTTCATGAAACGTTTGGTCGCACACTGGAGTCGGTCGATCCTCTGGGTGGTCTGACAACCATCGACGTGCTCACAGCAATCAGAAATGCAACG GGCCCGAGGCCTGCTTTATTTGTGCCAGAGGTTTCCTTTGAGTTGCTGGTAAAGCGGCAAGTCAAGCGTCTGGAGGAGCCCAGTCTGCGCTGTGTGGAGCTGGTTCACGAGGAGATGCAGAGGATTATTCAGCACTGCAGCAACTACAGCACACAG GAGCTACTGAGGTTTCCAAAGCTCCACGATGCCATAGTGGAAGTGGTCACTTCGTTACTCCGAAAACGACTCCCTGTCACCAATGAAATG GTTCACAACCTGGTTGCCATCGAGCTGGCCTACATCAACACTAAGCACCCTGACTTTGCAGACGCATGCGGACTCATGAACAATAACATAGAA gaGCAGAGACGCAACAGAATGAGAGACCTCCCTGCTGCCGTCCCCAGAGACAAG TCCCTTAAAGGCCCAGGTGGGCAGTCTCTCTCCCCCTCAGAGCCTCCTGCGCCTGAGGGCGAGTTCGCCAAG GCAGCAAACAGTGGCTCTCAGAGCAGCTCTTCCGGCGAGCAGCCAGACGGTGGGACGGGGAACTGGAGGGGCATGTtgaggaggggagaggacaGTACAGGTGGAGAACGGGCTATGCCTCAACCGCCCTACTCTTCAAGCCCACACAAGGGCCACGCTGTCAACCTGCTCGATGTG CCTGTTCCAGTATCCAGGAAGTTGTCCGCTCGGGAGCAGAGGGACTGCGAGGTCATCGAGAGACTCATCAAGTCGTACTTCCTCATCGTTCGGAAAAACATCCAggacag TGTACCAAAGGCAGTGATGCACTTCCTGGTGAACCACGTGAAGGATTGCCTGCAGAGCGAGCTGGTCGGTCAGTTATACAAGACGGGCTTGCTGAACGACTTGCTGACAGAGTCCGAGGACATGGCTCAGAGACGCAACGAGGCTGCTGACATGCTGAAG GCCTTGCAGAAAGCCAGTCAGGTGATCGCAGAGATCAGAGAAACCCACATGTGGTGA
- the dnm1l gene encoding dynamin-1-like protein isoform X4, whose amino-acid sequence MEALIPVINKLQDVFNTVGADIIQLPQIVVVGTQSSGKSSVLESLVGRDILPRGTGIVTRRPLILQLVHIDSEDRRKTSEENGIEGEEWGKFLHTKNKIYTDFEEIRREIEAETERMSGNNKGICDEPIHLKVFSPHVVNLTLVDLPGITKVPVGDQPKDIEILIRELIFKYISNPNSIILAVTAANTDMATSEALKVAREVDTDGRRTLAVVTKLDLMDAGTDAMDVLMGRVIPVKLGIIGVVNRSQLDINQKKAVTDAIRDEYAFLQKKYPSLANRNGTKYLARTLNRLLMHHIRDCLPELKTRINVLAAQYQSLLNSYGEPVEDKSSTLLQLITKFAAEYCHTIEGTAKYIETAELCGGARICYIFHETFGRTLESVDPLGGLTTIDVLTAIRNATGPRPALFVPEVSFELLVKRQVKRLEEPSLRCVELVHEEMQRIIQHCSNYSTQELLRFPKLHDAIVEVVTSLLRKRLPVTNEMVHNLVAIELAYINTKHPDFADACGLMNNNIEEQRRNRMRDLPAAVPRDKAANSGSQSSSSGEQPDGGTGNWRGMLRRGEDSTGGERAMPQPPYSSSPHKGHAVNLLDVPVPVSRKLSAREQRDCEVIERLIKSYFLIVRKNIQDSVPKAVMHFLVNHVKDCLQSELVGQLYKTGLLNDLLTESEDMAQRRNEAADMLKALQKASQVIAEIRETHMW is encoded by the exons ATGGAGGCCCTCATACCTGTCATAAACAAACTGCAGGATGTGTTCAACACGGTCGGCGCAGACATCATTCAGCTGCCGCAGATAGTTGTGGTGGGGACTCAG AGCAGTGGGAAGAGTTCTGTTTTAGAGAGCCTGGTTGGCAGGGACATCCTACCACGTGGCACTGGCATCGTCACACGCCGGCCCCTTATCCTGCAGCTGGTACACATCGACTCAGAGGACCGCAGGAAAACCAGTGAAGAGAATG GCATCGAAGGAGAGGAATGGGGCAAATTCCTGCACACCAAAAACAAG ATCTACACAGACTTTGAGGAGATCAGACGAGAAATTGAAGCAGAAACGGAAAGAATGTCCGGCAACAACAAG ggtATTTGTGATGAACCCATTCATCTGAAAGTCTTCTCACCACACGTTGTCAACCTGACGTTGGTGGACCTTCCTGGCATTACAAAG GTACCGGTGGGAGACCAGCCCAAAGACATTGAGATTCTGATCAGAGAACTGATCTTTAAATACATCTCCAACCCCAACTCCATCATCCTGGCTGTGACTGCTGCTAACACAGACATGGCGACCTCAGAGGCCCTTAAAGTGGCACGCGAAGTTGACACTGATG GCAGGAGGACACTAGCAGTAGTGACCAAGCTGGATCTGATGGATGCTGGTACAGATGCCATGGATGTATTGATGGGCAGGGTCATTCCTGTCAAACTGGGTATTATTGGAGTAGTTAACAG GAGTCAGCTGGATATCAATCAAAAGAAGGCAGTGACAGATGCCATCCGTGATGAATATGCCTTCCTACAGAAGAAGTACCCGTCCCTTGCAAACAGAAATGGAACCAAATATCTGGCCAGAACGTTGAACAG GTTACTCATGCATCACATCCGAGACTGTCTTCCTGAGCTCAAGACGAGGATCAACGTGCTGGCAGCGCAGTACCAGTCTTTACTCAACAGTTACGGTGAACCCGTCGAGGACAAGAGCTCCACGTTGCTGCAGCTGATCACTAAGTTTGCCGCAGAGTACTGCCACACCATAGAGGGCACGGCCAAGTACATTGAGACAGCTGAACT aTGTGGTGGAGCGAGAATCTGTTATATATTTCATGAAACGTTTGGTCGCACACTGGAGTCGGTCGATCCTCTGGGTGGTCTGACAACCATCGACGTGCTCACAGCAATCAGAAATGCAACG GGCCCGAGGCCTGCTTTATTTGTGCCAGAGGTTTCCTTTGAGTTGCTGGTAAAGCGGCAAGTCAAGCGTCTGGAGGAGCCCAGTCTGCGCTGTGTGGAGCTGGTTCACGAGGAGATGCAGAGGATTATTCAGCACTGCAGCAACTACAGCACACAG GAGCTACTGAGGTTTCCAAAGCTCCACGATGCCATAGTGGAAGTGGTCACTTCGTTACTCCGAAAACGACTCCCTGTCACCAATGAAATG GTTCACAACCTGGTTGCCATCGAGCTGGCCTACATCAACACTAAGCACCCTGACTTTGCAGACGCATGCGGACTCATGAACAATAACATAGAA gaGCAGAGACGCAACAGAATGAGAGACCTCCCTGCTGCCGTCCCCAGAGACAAG GCAGCAAACAGTGGCTCTCAGAGCAGCTCTTCCGGCGAGCAGCCAGACGGTGGGACGGGGAACTGGAGGGGCATGTtgaggaggggagaggacaGTACAGGTGGAGAACGGGCTATGCCTCAACCGCCCTACTCTTCAAGCCCACACAAGGGCCACGCTGTCAACCTGCTCGATGTG CCTGTTCCAGTATCCAGGAAGTTGTCCGCTCGGGAGCAGAGGGACTGCGAGGTCATCGAGAGACTCATCAAGTCGTACTTCCTCATCGTTCGGAAAAACATCCAggacag TGTACCAAAGGCAGTGATGCACTTCCTGGTGAACCACGTGAAGGATTGCCTGCAGAGCGAGCTGGTCGGTCAGTTATACAAGACGGGCTTGCTGAACGACTTGCTGACAGAGTCCGAGGACATGGCTCAGAGACGCAACGAGGCTGCTGACATGCTGAAG GCCTTGCAGAAAGCCAGTCAGGTGATCGCAGAGATCAGAGAAACCCACATGTGGTGA
- the dnm1l gene encoding dynamin-1-like protein isoform X2: protein MEALIPVINKLQDVFNTVGADIIQLPQIVVVGTQSSGKSSVLESLVGRDILPRGTGIVTRRPLILQLVHIDSEDRRKTSEENGIEGEEWGKFLHTKNKIYTDFEEIRREIEAETERMSGNNKGICDEPIHLKVFSPHVVNLTLVDLPGITKVPVGDQPKDIEILIRELIFKYISNPNSIILAVTAANTDMATSEALKVAREVDTDGRRTLAVVTKLDLMDAGTDAMDVLMGRVIPVKLGIIGVVNRSQLDINQKKAVTDAIRDEYAFLQKKYPSLANRNGTKYLARTLNRLLMHHIRDCLPELKTRINVLAAQYQSLLNSYGEPVEDKSSTLLQLITKFAAEYCHTIEGTAKYIETAELCGGARICYIFHETFGRTLESVDPLGGLTTIDVLTAIRNATGPRPALFVPEVSFELLVKRQVKRLEEPSLRCVELVHEEMQRIIQHCSNYSTQELLRFPKLHDAIVEVVTSLLRKRLPVTNEMVHNLVAIELAYINTKHPDFADACGLMNNNIEEQRRNRMRDLPAAVPRDKSLKGPGGQSLSPSEPPAPEGEFAKAANSGSQSSSSGEQPDGGTGNWRGMLRRGEDSTGGERAMPQPPYSSSPHKGHAVNLLDVPVPVSRKLSAREQRDCEVIERLIKSYFLIVRKNIQDSVPKAVMHFLVNHVKDCLQSELVGQLYKTGLLNDLLTESEDMAQRRNEAADMLKALQKASQVIAEIRETHMW from the exons ATGGAGGCCCTCATACCTGTCATAAACAAACTGCAGGATGTGTTCAACACGGTCGGCGCAGACATCATTCAGCTGCCGCAGATAGTTGTGGTGGGGACTCAG AGCAGTGGGAAGAGTTCTGTTTTAGAGAGCCTGGTTGGCAGGGACATCCTACCACGTGGCACTGGCATCGTCACACGCCGGCCCCTTATCCTGCAGCTGGTACACATCGACTCAGAGGACCGCAGGAAAACCAGTGAAGAGAATG GCATCGAAGGAGAGGAATGGGGCAAATTCCTGCACACCAAAAACAAG ATCTACACAGACTTTGAGGAGATCAGACGAGAAATTGAAGCAGAAACGGAAAGAATGTCCGGCAACAACAAG ggtATTTGTGATGAACCCATTCATCTGAAAGTCTTCTCACCACACGTTGTCAACCTGACGTTGGTGGACCTTCCTGGCATTACAAAG GTACCGGTGGGAGACCAGCCCAAAGACATTGAGATTCTGATCAGAGAACTGATCTTTAAATACATCTCCAACCCCAACTCCATCATCCTGGCTGTGACTGCTGCTAACACAGACATGGCGACCTCAGAGGCCCTTAAAGTGGCACGCGAAGTTGACACTGATG GCAGGAGGACACTAGCAGTAGTGACCAAGCTGGATCTGATGGATGCTGGTACAGATGCCATGGATGTATTGATGGGCAGGGTCATTCCTGTCAAACTGGGTATTATTGGAGTAGTTAACAG GAGTCAGCTGGATATCAATCAAAAGAAGGCAGTGACAGATGCCATCCGTGATGAATATGCCTTCCTACAGAAGAAGTACCCGTCCCTTGCAAACAGAAATGGAACCAAATATCTGGCCAGAACGTTGAACAG GTTACTCATGCATCACATCCGAGACTGTCTTCCTGAGCTCAAGACGAGGATCAACGTGCTGGCAGCGCAGTACCAGTCTTTACTCAACAGTTACGGTGAACCCGTCGAGGACAAGAGCTCCACGTTGCTGCAGCTGATCACTAAGTTTGCCGCAGAGTACTGCCACACCATAGAGGGCACGGCCAAGTACATTGAGACAGCTGAACT aTGTGGTGGAGCGAGAATCTGTTATATATTTCATGAAACGTTTGGTCGCACACTGGAGTCGGTCGATCCTCTGGGTGGTCTGACAACCATCGACGTGCTCACAGCAATCAGAAATGCAACG GGCCCGAGGCCTGCTTTATTTGTGCCAGAGGTTTCCTTTGAGTTGCTGGTAAAGCGGCAAGTCAAGCGTCTGGAGGAGCCCAGTCTGCGCTGTGTGGAGCTGGTTCACGAGGAGATGCAGAGGATTATTCAGCACTGCAGCAACTACAGCACACAG GAGCTACTGAGGTTTCCAAAGCTCCACGATGCCATAGTGGAAGTGGTCACTTCGTTACTCCGAAAACGACTCCCTGTCACCAATGAAATG GTTCACAACCTGGTTGCCATCGAGCTGGCCTACATCAACACTAAGCACCCTGACTTTGCAGACGCATGCGGACTCATGAACAATAACATAGAA gaGCAGAGACGCAACAGAATGAGAGACCTCCCTGCTGCCGTCCCCAGAGACAAG TCCCTTAAAGGCCCAGGTGGGCAGTCTCTCTCCCCCTCAGAGCCTCCTGCGCCTGAGGGCGAGTTCGCCAAG GCAGCAAACAGTGGCTCTCAGAGCAGCTCTTCCGGCGAGCAGCCAGACGGTGGGACGGGGAACTGGAGGGGCATGTtgaggaggggagaggacaGTACAGGTGGAGAACGGGCTATGCCTCAACCGCCCTACTCTTCAAGCCCACACAAGGGCCACGCTGTCAACCTGCTCGATGTG CCTGTTCCAGTATCCAGGAAGTTGTCCGCTCGGGAGCAGAGGGACTGCGAGGTCATCGAGAGACTCATCAAGTCGTACTTCCTCATCGTTCGGAAAAACATCCAggacag TGTACCAAAGGCAGTGATGCACTTCCTGGTGAACCACGTGAAGGATTGCCTGCAGAGCGAGCTGGTCGGTCAGTTATACAAGACGGGCTTGCTGAACGACTTGCTGACAGAGTCCGAGGACATGGCTCAGAGACGCAACGAGGCTGCTGACATGCTGAAG GCCTTGCAGAAAGCCAGTCAGGTGATCGCAGAGATCAGAGAAACCCACATGTGGTGA
- the tnnt2d gene encoding troponin T2d, cardiac: MSDTEEVMEDEVQEEEAQEEATDESKPRPKFMTNITPPKIPDGEKVDFDDIHRKRQEKDLSELQSLIEAHFIQRKKEEEELIALVNRIEKRRAERAEQQRVRTEREKERQARLAEEKERKEQEEHRKKHDEDAKKKKALSNMSQQYSAGQKSDNRRGAKKQTEREKKKKILADRRKPLNVDHMNEDKLKEKASELWQWLMGLEAEKFDLSEKLKRQKYDINQLLARVQDHQSAKGRGKGKMGGRLR; encoded by the exons ATGTCTGACACAGAAGAAGTCATGGAGGATGAAGTTCA GGAGGAAGAAG CGCAAGAGGAGGCAACAG ATGAGTCAAAGCCCAGGCCCAA gttCATGACAAATATTACCCCCCCAAAGATTCCCGATGGTGAAAAAGTGGATTTTGAT GACATCCACAGGAAGCGTCAGGAGAAGGATCTGTCTGAGCTGCAGTCTCTGATTGAGGCTCACTTCAtccagaggaagaaggaggaagaggaactCATCGCCCTTGTTAACAGGATT GAGAAACGTCGcgcagagagagcagagcagcaaagagtccggacagagagggagaaggagaggcagGCCAGACTTGCG GAGGAAAAAGAGcggaaggagcaggaggagcatcGTAAGAAACACGATGAGGAcgccaagaagaagaaggcccTCTCAAACATGAGCCAGCAGTACAGTGCCGGACAAAAG AGTGACAACAGAAGAGgagctaaaaaacaaactgagagggagaagaagaagaagatcctGGCCGACCGCAGGAAGCCTCTCAATGTGGACCACATGAACGAGGATAAACTGAA GGAGAAGGCCAGCGAGCTGTGGCAATGGCTGATGGGGCTGGAGGCTGAGAAGTTTGATCTCAGTGAGAAGCTCAAAAGACAGAAGTATGAT ATTAACCAGCTTCTTGCCCGAGTCCAGGACCACCAGAG CGCCAAAGGTCGTGGCAAGGGCAAGATGGGCGGCCGGCTGAGGTAA